One region of Polypterus senegalus isolate Bchr_013 chromosome 11, ASM1683550v1, whole genome shotgun sequence genomic DNA includes:
- the LOC120539833 gene encoding enkurin-like, producing MQWRASLYRSKEPLKADTHGPYNFLRKHSKEPKLPKKKPFRYPDHYMRKPPLPSLMDIPIMGIQNNRDYITLNAVEVIKGAPQKSMPYYTTKKFYDDSGCPIFIYKEDYGKLPEYIVRRREKQKEYETYLAEKARREVPKPLPESERQKIIQGLKNNWNALNRQYLCLPMVTDTVSKRVRWETLEKEMDELDKQIKRVEKQKFIFIKK from the coding sequence ATGCAGTGGAGAGCATCTCTGTATAGAAGTAAAGAGCCACTGAAAGCAGATACGCATGGCCCTTACAATTTCCTACGCAAACATTCAAAGGAGCCTAAACTGCCCAAAAAGAAACCATTTCGATATCCTGATCACTACATGAGGAAACCACCACTGCCCTCCCTAATGGATATCCCAATAATGGGAATCCAGAACAACAGAGACTACATCACCCTCAATGCAGTGGAGGTCATTAAGGGTGCTCCTCAAAAGAGCATGCCATACTATACAACAAAAAAGTTTTATGATGATTCAGGATGtcccatatttatttacaaagaagACTATGGGAAGTTACCTGAGTATATAGTGAGAcgcagagaaaaacaaaaggaatatgAGACATACCTCGCGGAGAAGGCTCGACGAGAAGTACCCAAGCCTCTTCCAGAATCAGAAAGGCAAAAAATTATTCAAGGATTAAAGAACAACTGGAATGCGCTGAATCGTCAGTACCTGTGTCTACCTATGGTCACTGATACAGTCTCCAAGAGGGTGCGCTGGGAAACACTAGAAAAAGAGATGGACGAGTTGGATAAGCAAATTAAGAGAGTGGAAAAACAGAAATTTATCTTCATTAAGAAATAA